GAGAAAATATTAAAAAGTAAACTTGAATCTATAAATAAATACCCAAAAAGCGAACTAAAAAAACTATTTAAGGAACAGTTAAAAAGTGAAAATGATAACTTTTTAAGTAAGGGAGCAAGTCTAGGCTTAATAGAATTATGTAGAAAATCCGATAATATGGAGTATCACTTTGATAAGACCCCATCTGGAGAACTATTTTTCTCTATAAAAACAGAGTATTATTACTCTGAAACAACAATAGAGTAAGGTAGTACTAAATCTTCTAATAGCTCCTCCCCTGTATCCCTAGCCATTTCATTTTCCTTATCATATAACCACTGTATTTTAATATCATGACCCTTTTTATAAGCTTCATCTAATAAATCAAAGATATAAAACATTGCTTTTGTACTACTTGTATTAAGGTATAATAGTTTTACAA
Above is a genomic segment from Thiospirochaeta perfilievii containing:
- a CDS encoding DUF1987 domain-containing protein, with protein sequence MIDIPLGKSTPRVLLDDKNKKFIIEGQSYPENSSAFYEPIIRWFNAYLQEDNRALELIVKLLYLNTSSTKAMFYIFDLLDEAYKKGHDIKIQWLYDKENEMARDTGEELLEDLVLPYSIVVSE